The stretch of DNA GTGTCAAGGGCCAGGGTAATTCCCCACTAGCGGGGCCAGGTTAATTCCCCACTTTTGCCGGATGACTGGTACATTATTTGTTATTCCTCGGGTTCAATTTCCTCCTGTATGTGTCTCCTTCATCAACCATAATATGATGGGCATGGTGGCTTAGCCGGTCGAGCGCCGAGTTCGCCATCACCGGGTCCGGGAAGAGTCCCACCCAGTCCTCAGGCGGCCGGTTGCTTGTTATGAGGATTGACGAGTGAAGATGACGTTCCGTCACGACCTCATAGAAGTCCTCCGCCTGGATCGGTGTCAGTACCGTCAGCCCGAAGTCGTCGATGATGAGAAGATCGGGCCTGACGTATTTCTTCAGCTGCCTCTCCCACGAGTGGTCCGCCCGCGCCGCATAGAGACTGCGGAGCATCTTCGCCGATTTGACGAAGAGCGTCGTGTGTCCCCGCCTGCACGCCTCATGTCCGAGCGCCTGGGCGAGATGCGTCTTCCCGACGCCCGGAAGCCCATAGACGAGAACATGCTCTTTTTTCTCTATAAAAAGGCAGGTTGCAAGGTCCGTCACGATCCCCCTTTTGATCCGGGGATTGAAGGCGAAGTCGAACCCCTCGAGAGTCTTCTGTTCCTCGAACGACGCCTGCCGGATCCTCTGAGTGAGTTTCTTCGCCTCTCTGCGTTCTATCTCGTCCTGGATGACGAGGGAGAGGAAGGTCATATAGGGAAGGTCCTCGTTCTTCGCTTGGGCGAGCCTTAAATCAAGGCTCTCTGTGAACCCCCCGAGCCTTAACTTCCGCAGCTGTTCAGCAAGATGATGGTCGATCATGGCGCCACCCCCTTAAAAGAATCAGGCGGTCTGAGGAAGCTTCTCCCCAGTTCCGACAGCGGGGCGGCGACGATGACGGGAGGTTTGCCGATCAATTCTTTTTCCAGCATCGCCTTGATGCTTTTATACCGGACATTGCCGTAAAGAAGTGCGCGTTCGGCCACCTTCTCGATAATATCGGGGTATTTCTCGGCAAGGCGCAGTATCGCCTGGGCCTTTCTCAGGTTCCGCATGGCGTGCTCCTCGAGGACCGCGTTCATGAGCGCCGCGGTGTTAGGGCCGTAATCGGCGGCCTTCTTTCTGCACCACGTCGGTGTCGCCATGAGGTAAGCGAGTTTCTCGGGAGGATAGTCCGTCTGGTCCGTCAT from Syntrophorhabdaceae bacterium encodes:
- the istB gene encoding IS21-like element helper ATPase IstB produces the protein MIDHHLAEQLRKLRLGGFTESLDLRLAQAKNEDLPYMTFLSLVIQDEIERREAKKLTQRIRQASFEEQKTLEGFDFAFNPRIKRGIVTDLATCLFIEKKEHVLVYGLPGVGKTHLAQALGHEACRRGHTTLFVKSAKMLRSLYAARADHSWERQLKKYVRPDLLIIDDFGLTVLTPIQAEDFYEVVTERHLHSSILITSNRPPEDWVGLFPDPVMANSALDRLSHHAHHIMVDEGDTYRRKLNPRNNK